In a genomic window of Planctomicrobium piriforme:
- a CDS encoding polysaccharide biosynthesis tyrosine autokinase: MTAPQKQPNAAAEFDFAPFGFHKATAGRSIDIVSFVLSLWKPMAIGLFLGLLVGVGLYLMMGPVYSATTSVLVSKKASVPANNGEANRYGERGDHVQLIQTDLIVERAFKDHGLNEIPALANAYDPLREVTEGLSVSRSAGQESSFDNVLSITYLHPDKRIARAVVQAMVEAYRDYLEDTRDENAQQLYKSLLERQQQLENDVKSLEAEYQKFRHDAPVFLKASPIVSINGMPAPAQNQYETELASIETAQNENLRKRSSIQARLATLDRKLKDNASREELEFWVMHSLSTGTAGAGGGNGGGGASIAGPPEKGALDSQLLTARLLEQRLLHSLGDDHTQVRNVRRQINTILDFYTRQGLTPPDLKQTGKGPISSRSAALGLDLVSVYRDTLQGQLKELELDNQNLALLHTDAQKKAKQAEMFEVEDQRRKDEIAQKKQQLERMFDQIAEYDITRGQEGYRLQQISQVRIERSMKRVIKLVGTCGVMGIAIIFCLAYFREWYDTSLKTLDDVTTFTHEPLMGSVPTFSSSTDLDRIAQQRGLSPALCYYHRPGSREAEAYRSVRTTLFVSMREDHKVVQVSSAAPGEGKSTTAANLAIAIAQSGKKVLLVDCDLRRPTQHTLFQVPQEVGLTDVLLREIDWQNAVRPTQIENLSLMTAGLCPENPAELLSTGTLQVMLRRAREEYDVVLLDSPPILAVSDPCIISPHADGLLLVVRMKKTKRATVQRVHETLQSHGVQVYGVIANDFQPTTSGESGYDYDSYGTYYRENQTPAASKAKSAYVPQTAGK; the protein is encoded by the coding sequence GTGACTGCACCGCAGAAACAACCTAATGCAGCGGCCGAATTCGATTTCGCACCATTCGGCTTTCACAAAGCCACGGCCGGGCGCTCCATCGACATTGTGAGCTTCGTGCTTTCGCTCTGGAAACCGATGGCCATCGGTCTGTTCCTGGGTTTGCTGGTGGGGGTCGGGCTATACCTGATGATGGGTCCGGTCTACTCCGCGACCACATCGGTGCTGGTCTCCAAGAAGGCCTCGGTGCCCGCCAACAACGGCGAAGCCAACCGCTACGGCGAGCGCGGCGATCACGTTCAGCTCATTCAAACCGACCTCATCGTCGAACGGGCCTTCAAAGATCATGGCCTGAACGAAATCCCCGCCTTGGCCAACGCCTACGACCCGTTACGCGAAGTGACGGAAGGTCTCTCCGTCTCGCGCAGCGCCGGTCAGGAAAGCTCGTTCGACAACGTGCTGTCGATCACCTACCTGCATCCCGATAAGCGGATTGCCCGCGCCGTTGTGCAGGCGATGGTCGAAGCCTATCGCGATTACCTCGAAGACACCCGTGACGAAAACGCCCAGCAGCTCTACAAGTCGCTGCTGGAACGCCAACAACAGCTTGAAAACGATGTCAAATCGCTCGAAGCGGAGTACCAGAAATTCCGCCACGACGCGCCGGTGTTTTTGAAAGCCTCGCCGATCGTCTCCATCAACGGCATGCCGGCTCCCGCTCAGAACCAGTACGAAACCGAACTGGCATCGATCGAAACCGCACAGAACGAAAACCTGCGGAAGCGATCCAGCATTCAGGCCCGACTCGCCACGCTCGACCGCAAACTCAAAGACAATGCCTCGCGTGAAGAACTCGAGTTCTGGGTGATGCATTCCCTCTCGACTGGCACAGCCGGAGCTGGCGGCGGAAACGGCGGCGGCGGAGCGTCCATTGCCGGACCACCGGAAAAAGGAGCACTCGACAGTCAGTTGCTGACCGCCCGTTTGCTCGAACAACGCCTGCTGCACTCGCTGGGGGACGACCACACCCAGGTGCGGAACGTCCGTCGGCAGATTAACACCATTCTGGACTTCTACACCCGCCAGGGTCTGACGCCGCCGGATCTCAAGCAGACCGGAAAAGGTCCCATTTCCTCGCGGTCCGCCGCACTCGGGCTGGATCTCGTCTCCGTCTATCGCGACACGCTCCAAGGGCAGTTGAAGGAACTGGAACTCGACAATCAGAATCTGGCCCTCCTGCATACCGACGCCCAGAAGAAGGCGAAGCAGGCGGAAATGTTCGAAGTGGAAGACCAGCGTCGCAAGGACGAGATTGCCCAGAAGAAACAGCAGCTCGAACGGATGTTCGATCAGATCGCCGAATACGACATCACCCGCGGCCAGGAAGGCTACCGCCTCCAGCAGATCTCTCAGGTGCGCATCGAACGCTCGATGAAACGGGTGATCAAACTCGTCGGCACCTGCGGCGTGATGGGCATCGCGATCATCTTCTGCCTGGCCTACTTCCGCGAATGGTACGACACCTCGCTGAAGACGCTGGACGACGTGACCACCTTCACCCACGAACCGCTGATGGGATCAGTCCCGACGTTCTCTTCCAGCACCGATCTCGATCGGATTGCCCAGCAACGAGGACTCTCGCCTGCACTCTGCTATTACCATCGACCCGGCTCCCGCGAGGCGGAAGCCTATCGCTCGGTGCGCACGACGCTGTTCGTCTCGATGCGGGAAGATCACAAAGTCGTGCAGGTGAGCAGTGCCGCTCCGGGCGAAGGAAAGAGCACGACCGCTGCGAACCTGGCGATTGCGATTGCTCAATCAGGCAAGAAGGTGCTGCTGGTCGATTGCGACTTGCGGCGGCCGACCCAGCACACATTGTTTCAGGTTCCACAGGAAGTCGGCCTGACCGACGTACTGCTTCGAGAAATCGACTGGCAGAACGCCGTGCGTCCGACGCAGATCGAAAACCTGTCGTTGATGACCGCCGGCCTGTGCCCGGAAAATCCCGCCGAACTGCTTTCCACCGGAACGCTGCAGGTGATGCTGCGACGTGCCCGCGAAGAATACGATGTGGTGCTGCTCGATTCTCCGCCGATTCTGGCGGTGAGCGATCCGTGCATCATCTCTCCGCATGCCGACGGCCTGTTGCTGGTCGTCCGCATGAAGAAGACGAAGCGGGCCACTGTCCAGCGCGTTCACGAAACATTGCAGTCTCACGGGGTTCAGGTGTACGGAGTCATCGCCAACGACTTCCAGCCGACAACCTCTGGCGAATCTGGCTACGACTACGATTCGTACGGGACGTATTACCGCGAAAACCAGACTCCCGCAGCTTCGAAAGCGAAGTCGGCCTATGTGCCGCAGACCGCCGGAAAATAG
- a CDS encoding SDR family oxidoreductase: MSFSLSKCLVTGGAGFIGSHLVTQLVRDGVQVRVLDNLFTGHLRNLEHVAGEIEFINGDVRDADAVTTAVQGMDVVFHQAALASVPLSIENPLATHEVCVTGTVNILNAARLSGVRRVVFAGSSSAYGDSPVMPKREDQVPEVLSPYAAAKVAGEYYCQSFASAYDLEVVRLRYFNVFGPRQDPKSPYSAVIPLFAAALLEGRTPRIYGTGEQSRDFVHVSNVVRANLLAATTPGVSGKVYNVAGGRTISVLELLQLICQGLDCPFSPEFYPPRAGDVLHSWADISAIRQDLGYEPTVTLAEGLVDTLAYYRDEQARKHAVSNVAAH; the protein is encoded by the coding sequence GTGTCGTTTTCTCTTTCGAAATGTCTCGTCACCGGCGGCGCCGGTTTCATCGGCTCCCACCTCGTCACGCAGCTCGTCCGCGACGGCGTTCAGGTCCGGGTGCTCGATAACCTCTTCACCGGGCATCTCCGCAATCTGGAGCATGTCGCTGGCGAAATCGAATTCATTAACGGCGACGTTCGCGATGCCGACGCCGTCACCACAGCCGTGCAGGGGATGGACGTCGTCTTTCATCAGGCGGCACTCGCCTCCGTTCCGCTCAGCATCGAAAATCCGCTTGCCACGCACGAAGTCTGCGTGACAGGCACCGTCAATATTCTCAATGCCGCCCGATTGAGCGGCGTCCGCCGCGTGGTCTTCGCAGGTTCGAGCAGCGCCTACGGCGACTCCCCTGTCATGCCCAAGCGGGAAGATCAGGTTCCAGAAGTTCTCTCCCCCTATGCCGCCGCGAAGGTGGCCGGGGAATACTACTGTCAATCGTTCGCTTCGGCCTACGACCTGGAAGTGGTCCGACTCCGCTACTTCAACGTCTTTGGTCCGAGACAAGATCCGAAGAGCCCGTATTCTGCTGTGATTCCGCTGTTCGCCGCCGCACTGCTGGAAGGCCGTACGCCGCGAATCTACGGCACCGGCGAACAGTCTCGCGATTTCGTCCATGTCAGCAACGTGGTCCGGGCGAATTTGCTCGCCGCTACGACGCCGGGCGTCTCAGGCAAGGTCTACAACGTCGCCGGCGGACGCACGATCAGCGTTCTCGAACTGCTGCAGTTGATTTGCCAGGGCCTCGACTGCCCGTTCTCCCCCGAGTTTTATCCGCCGCGAGCCGGAGACGTGCTGCATTCGTGGGCCGACATTTCTGCCATCCGGCAGGATCTGGGCTACGAACCGACCGTGACGCTGGCTGAGGGGCTGGTCGACACGCTGGCCTACTACCGCGACGAACAGGCCCGTAAGCACGCCGTCTCGAACGTCGCCGCACACTGA
- a CDS encoding DUF6088 family protein — MKKTEKSPQSIDSLVFATIRSHGRGSVFVPADFLDIGSRRAVDVTLHRLAKQGVIRRLARGVYDFPKEHKVLGPLTPSAEVVARALAGRDRTRIQPAGAYAANALGLSEQVPAKVVFLTDGPTRTVKVGPITIQLRRTTPKNMEAAGRLSGLLIQAFRELGQEHVTQQRIDHLKRTIPAAQRRELLKDLRLAPAWMHPIFRELAEEKV, encoded by the coding sequence ATGAAGAAAACTGAAAAGTCCCCGCAATCCATTGATTCCCTGGTCTTTGCGACCATTCGCAGTCATGGCCGTGGTTCCGTATTTGTTCCAGCTGACTTTCTGGACATCGGCAGCCGAAGGGCGGTGGACGTGACCTTGCACCGGCTTGCGAAGCAGGGGGTCATACGCCGCCTCGCTCGGGGGGTGTACGACTTCCCAAAGGAGCACAAGGTTCTCGGTCCGCTCACACCATCCGCCGAGGTGGTGGCGCGGGCACTGGCGGGCCGTGATCGAACTCGCATCCAGCCGGCTGGAGCCTACGCTGCGAATGCCCTGGGGCTCTCCGAGCAGGTTCCGGCCAAGGTGGTGTTCCTGACAGATGGGCCAACCCGGACGGTTAAGGTCGGGCCAATCACAATCCAGCTTCGCCGAACGACGCCGAAGAACATGGAAGCAGCAGGCCGATTGAGCGGTCTGCTCATCCAGGCGTTTCGCGAGCTAGGCCAGGAGCATGTCACGCAACAACGAATAGATCACCTCAAACGGACGATCCCGGCCGCTCAACGGCGCGAGTTACTCAAAGACTTGCGGCTGGCTCCGGCATGGATGCACCCGATCTTTCGGGAACTGGCCGAGGAAAAAGTATGA